In the genome of Heliomicrobium gestii, one region contains:
- a CDS encoding phage tail assembly protein: MAFQTEYPFELPRGYVDENGNLHRKGVMRLATAADEILPLRDPRVQQNPGYLTILLLARVIVKLGDLKSIDGKVVENLFTADLAFLQSLYQQINQADEIKIDVNCPHCDHRFEVKGAFFVEMED, translated from the coding sequence ATGGCGTTTCAAACAGAGTATCCTTTTGAACTCCCTCGAGGGTATGTTGATGAAAACGGCAACCTGCATCGCAAGGGAGTTATGAGGCTAGCCACGGCGGCCGACGAGATCCTGCCCTTGCGGGATCCCCGGGTGCAACAGAATCCGGGATATCTCACCATCCTGCTGCTGGCCAGGGTGATTGTAAAACTGGGCGATCTGAAGAGCATTGACGGCAAGGTCGTCGAAAATCTGTTTACCGCTGATCTCGCCTTCTTGCAATCGTTGTATCAACAAATTAATCAGGCAGACGAGATCAAGATTGACGTGAATTGCCCCCACTGTGATCACCGGTTTGAGGTGAAGGGCGCTTTTTTCGTCGAGATGGAGGACTGA
- a CDS encoding DUF6760 family protein, which yields MTRYPVDQIYEEVGFIAYHFHWSHDEVMAMEHRDRRRWCKEISRINRKLNDEPENVFDVF from the coding sequence CTGACCCGGTACCCGGTTGACCAGATTTACGAGGAGGTCGGCTTCATCGCCTATCACTTTCATTGGTCCCACGATGAGGTGATGGCGATGGAGCACCGGGACCGGCGGCGCTGGTGCAAGGAAATTTCACGGATCAACCGGAAACTAAACGACGAACCGGAAAATGTCTTTGATGTGTTCTGA